A single Streptomyces sp. Edi2 DNA region contains:
- a CDS encoding NACHT domain-containing protein, producing the protein MMRRGFWYKFTVAAFAAFAVCMAFWAARGLSMSGSKGLPVLAAFTGLSGVASLFITWNSSRTSRFERVSGKSLHDAADRLAQGLIEERAQTERRFRLNDPYPMPVPWTAAPSDLVDDLEEQSKVARNFPGFTADQSADWLTRVDDLDGQGNDLTKILERCPTGRLVVLGEPGAGKTILLSRLQWDLLEKRESGGPVPVIFPLAEWNPDDHDLHSWMSERLILEHPFTEYPYLDEEGSPSKASALLKRKFILPILDGFDEVPSQSRYSVLDKINQSLLMGLPMVLSSRTEDFRSALTVGSGAGIRLTGAAGIEVSPVPAAEARDYLLRDSGGAGTQTARRWDSIVQELGSNSVLGEALRTPLALFVCRTIYKARPASGAHAVPSPDELCDRSRFPDAEAVKKYLFRAYIPAVYSGDASGSPRGRLTPERAVRAHRAIARHMSLTLGGATEIRWWDFHRVSRRTVTWTSLGLALATFLLLFLPLLHERVSAVAFTIPAIFALLTFLTLRSVLRSSYRVLTNGVRWKFKPYIALIGAAAGCVARMTRQSMDESYAGTLHMREGPNLASILFSTQSIGWIACGVVLFLMGFCWTPRTADTALPISPLGSLRIDRRTFVKIFAIWAGSTAISVAAVLGACFSLPPTTPPEMVDEVVVVFAVAFCGLGVIIGLVVGIFFAFRYTAWGMFVIARPLRAILSQTPLRLMTFLEHAHKLGVLRKAGPSYKFRHSEVYRSLLR; encoded by the coding sequence ATGATGCGCAGGGGGTTTTGGTACAAGTTCACAGTCGCAGCGTTTGCGGCATTTGCTGTCTGCATGGCCTTCTGGGCGGCAAGAGGCTTGAGCATGTCGGGCTCGAAGGGACTACCAGTCCTTGCGGCTTTCACCGGCCTCTCGGGCGTAGCGAGCCTTTTCATCACCTGGAACAGCTCACGCACTTCCCGGTTCGAGCGCGTAAGCGGTAAGAGCTTGCACGATGCGGCTGACAGACTGGCGCAAGGGCTTATCGAAGAACGCGCTCAAACAGAACGCAGATTCCGCCTCAACGATCCTTACCCCATGCCAGTTCCATGGACGGCAGCCCCAAGCGACCTAGTTGACGACCTGGAAGAGCAAAGTAAAGTTGCCAGAAACTTCCCAGGGTTTACGGCTGACCAATCCGCTGATTGGCTCACGCGCGTTGATGATCTTGATGGTCAGGGGAATGATCTAACTAAGATACTCGAACGTTGCCCGACCGGCCGACTCGTTGTGCTCGGGGAGCCTGGAGCCGGAAAGACGATTTTGCTTTCCCGGCTCCAATGGGACCTGCTGGAAAAGAGGGAAAGCGGAGGTCCCGTGCCAGTTATCTTTCCGCTGGCTGAATGGAACCCTGACGATCACGACCTTCACTCTTGGATGAGTGAGCGGCTGATTCTTGAGCATCCGTTCACCGAGTACCCTTATCTGGATGAAGAAGGCTCCCCAAGTAAGGCAAGTGCTCTTCTCAAGAGAAAGTTCATCTTGCCGATCCTGGATGGATTCGACGAAGTTCCCAGCCAGAGCAGGTACTCGGTCCTAGATAAGATTAATCAGTCCCTTCTGATGGGACTGCCGATGGTTTTGTCCAGTCGTACGGAAGACTTCCGATCGGCCTTGACGGTTGGTTCAGGTGCTGGCATTCGCCTAACCGGGGCGGCGGGGATTGAAGTGAGTCCCGTGCCTGCGGCAGAAGCTCGCGACTACCTGTTGCGTGACTCTGGGGGTGCGGGCACCCAGACCGCGAGGCGCTGGGACTCGATCGTTCAAGAGCTCGGTAGCAATAGCGTGCTGGGAGAAGCCTTGCGTACGCCTCTGGCCCTGTTTGTCTGTCGAACTATTTACAAGGCCAGACCCGCGAGTGGCGCACACGCGGTACCTTCACCTGACGAATTGTGTGACCGATCCCGGTTTCCCGATGCGGAAGCCGTCAAGAAGTATCTCTTTCGTGCGTATATCCCTGCTGTGTATTCAGGCGATGCCTCTGGAAGTCCGCGAGGGCGACTCACCCCGGAGAGGGCGGTGCGCGCACATCGTGCCATTGCCCGACATATGAGCCTGACCCTTGGCGGAGCAACAGAGATCAGATGGTGGGATTTCCACCGTGTATCGCGACGAACGGTGACATGGACGAGTCTAGGACTGGCACTGGCGACCTTCCTCCTTCTCTTCCTTCCTCTGCTCCACGAGAGAGTATCCGCCGTCGCGTTCACGATCCCTGCTATCTTTGCGTTGCTGACTTTCCTTACTTTGCGGTCAGTGCTCAGGAGCTCCTACAGGGTCTTGACGAATGGTGTCCGTTGGAAGTTCAAGCCCTATATCGCCCTGATCGGCGCTGCGGCTGGCTGCGTGGCCAGGATGACGCGCCAGTCGATGGACGAGAGCTATGCCGGAACTTTGCATATGCGTGAAGGGCCGAACCTGGCGAGCATTCTTTTCTCGACTCAGTCGATCGGGTGGATTGCTTGCGGAGTCGTCCTATTCCTCATGGGTTTTTGCTGGACTCCACGCACCGCGGACACGGCGCTGCCAATTAGCCCACTGGGAAGCCTGCGAATTGACCGTAGGACGTTCGTGAAGATATTCGCTATATGGGCAGGTTCTACGGCGATTTCCGTAGCCGCCGTGCTAGGGGCGTGCTTTTCCCTCCCGCCAACCACCCCTCCTGAAATGGTAGACGAGGTTGTGGTGGTGTTTGCCGTGGCGTTCTGTGGTCTGGGAGTGATTATCGGACTTGTCGTTGGGATCTTTTTCGCCTTTCGATATACGGCCTGGGGGATGTTCGTGATCGCCCGCCCACTCAGGGCAATTCTCAGTCAAACGCCACTGCGGCTCATGACGTTTCTCGAGCATGCCCATAAGCTCGGTGTTCTGCGGAAGGCGGGGCCCTCGTATAAGTTCCGTCATTCGGAAGTCTATAGGAGTCTTTTGAGGTAA
- a CDS encoding peptidase C39 family protein — MTSSAPRRTVLAAALAAAAGVAAPSAQAADASRSPAAGTTAPAPTPDAPARRPKSLVDYHAWTTTADWARGRGKGTALAPGARPGIRLAHPAGTFDYRDPHTGKSATWEYATWTSPVHRLAVPATEVVASWNAHTPPGTWIAVELRGTYSDGGRTPWYVMGRWTSGDSDADIRRTSVDDQKDGKSSISTDTFAIDTPASGLRLTSYELRVTLYRKPGGSGTPTVWRLGAMGSDLPDRFEVPASRPGLVGRELTVPRYSQEIHKGQYPEYDNGGEAWCSPTSSQMIVEYWGRKPTRQQLSWVNPDYADPQVCHAARYTFDYQYDGCGNWPFNAAYAATYRDLQALVTRLSSLTDAERLIHAGIPVITSQSFLKTELDGAGYGTAGHLMTLVGFTKDGDVIANDPASPNDAAVRRVYKRRQFENIWLRTKRYDEKGQVKSGSGGVCYLYFPVKSAPSQHRVLRELGIR; from the coding sequence ATGACCAGCTCCGCGCCCCGGCGCACCGTCCTGGCCGCCGCGCTCGCCGCCGCGGCGGGTGTCGCCGCTCCCTCGGCACAGGCGGCCGACGCCTCGCGCAGCCCCGCAGCGGGCACCACCGCCCCGGCCCCCACCCCGGACGCCCCCGCCCGCCGACCGAAGAGCCTCGTGGACTATCACGCCTGGACCACCACAGCCGACTGGGCCAGGGGCCGCGGCAAGGGCACCGCCCTCGCGCCCGGCGCCCGGCCCGGCATCCGCCTGGCACACCCGGCCGGCACCTTCGATTACCGGGATCCCCACACCGGCAAATCCGCCACCTGGGAGTACGCCACCTGGACGTCGCCGGTCCACCGCCTCGCGGTCCCGGCCACCGAGGTCGTCGCCTCCTGGAACGCGCACACCCCGCCCGGCACCTGGATCGCCGTCGAGCTGCGCGGCACCTATTCCGACGGCGGCCGCACGCCCTGGTATGTCATGGGCCGCTGGACCTCGGGCGACAGCGACGCCGACATCCGCCGTACCTCCGTCGACGACCAGAAGGACGGCAAGAGCAGCATCTCGACCGACACCTTCGCCATCGACACCCCGGCGAGCGGCCTCCGCCTGACCTCCTACGAGCTCCGCGTCACCCTCTACCGCAAGCCCGGTGGCAGCGGCACCCCCACCGTCTGGCGGCTGGGCGCCATGGGCTCGGACCTCCCCGACCGCTTCGAGGTGCCGGCCTCCAGGCCCGGCCTCGTCGGCCGCGAGCTGACCGTCCCGCGCTACTCGCAGGAGATCCACAAGGGCCAGTACCCGGAGTACGACAACGGCGGCGAGGCCTGGTGCAGCCCCACCTCCTCCCAGATGATCGTCGAATACTGGGGCCGCAAGCCCACCCGGCAGCAGCTGTCCTGGGTCAACCCCGACTACGCCGACCCCCAGGTCTGCCACGCCGCCCGCTACACCTTCGACTACCAGTACGACGGCTGCGGCAACTGGCCCTTCAACGCCGCCTACGCCGCCACCTACCGGGACCTGCAGGCCCTCGTCACCCGCCTCTCCTCCCTCACGGACGCCGAACGCCTCATCCACGCAGGCATCCCGGTCATCACCTCCCAGTCCTTCCTCAAGACCGAACTCGACGGCGCGGGCTACGGCACCGCAGGCCACCTGATGACCCTCGTCGGCTTCACCAAGGACGGCGACGTCATCGCCAACGACCCGGCCTCCCCGAACGACGCCGCGGTCCGACGCGTCTACAAGCGCCGCCAGTTCGAGAACATCTGGCTGCGGACGAAGCGCTACGATGAAAAAGGCCAGGTCAAGAGCGGTTCCGGGGGTGTCTGCTACCTCTACTTCCCGGTGAAGTCAGCACCAAGTCAGCACCGGGTCCTGCGCGAGCTCGGAATCCGGTAG
- a CDS encoding tyrosine-type recombinase/integrase, whose protein sequence is MATVLDKGTGAPGKRWVVRYREPGGRSARQRQKAFDRKKDAVDFATKVENDKRENTYIDPNAGKVSLRRYTEDWLNGVLMSGGTWESYERILRLHVLPHLGRKTIAQVTAADVEELYARWAKGGAKPNTIDARSIALSSLFSHAVRHRRISSNPVKEAEKPDNPVVPVDERSLPSLEEIKAIAHAIGPRLEPAVWLMACGGLRIGESLGVFPEDFQDGLLRLRRQVVRYRDEDGLYVARYAPLKHRKDGEWRDVPVPEFFTAVADRLPILNQQGGMTYPGLVRASWDRAIKRLGLTQYTPHDLRRKWATVTLTNGVSIHEVSRWLGHRSIKVTVDQYGHLTQDGRERCRQVVATTFRGYLPEELAVGLAA, encoded by the coding sequence GTGGCTACGGTCCTGGACAAGGGCACTGGTGCACCTGGAAAGCGCTGGGTTGTCCGCTACCGGGAGCCCGGCGGGCGCAGTGCCCGGCAGCGCCAGAAGGCATTCGACCGCAAGAAGGATGCGGTGGACTTCGCCACGAAGGTGGAGAACGACAAGCGCGAGAACACGTACATCGACCCGAACGCCGGCAAGGTTTCCCTGCGTCGCTATACAGAGGACTGGCTCAACGGAGTGCTCATGTCGGGCGGCACCTGGGAATCGTACGAGCGCATCCTGCGGCTTCACGTCCTGCCGCACCTGGGGCGCAAGACGATCGCTCAGGTGACGGCCGCCGATGTGGAGGAGCTGTACGCGCGGTGGGCGAAGGGCGGGGCCAAACCGAACACTATCGACGCGCGCAGCATTGCACTGTCATCGCTCTTCTCCCACGCAGTGCGCCACAGGCGTATATCCAGCAACCCGGTCAAGGAAGCGGAGAAACCTGATAATCCGGTGGTTCCGGTCGACGAGCGCAGCCTTCCCAGCCTCGAAGAGATCAAGGCCATCGCACACGCCATCGGACCGCGCTTGGAACCTGCGGTGTGGCTGATGGCTTGCGGCGGACTGCGTATCGGCGAATCACTTGGCGTCTTTCCGGAGGATTTTCAGGACGGACTGTTGCGCCTACGGCGCCAGGTCGTCCGGTATCGGGATGAGGACGGACTCTATGTGGCGCGATACGCGCCCTTGAAACACCGGAAAGACGGTGAATGGCGCGACGTTCCGGTGCCGGAATTCTTCACTGCCGTCGCCGATCGGTTGCCCATTCTCAACCAGCAAGGCGGGATGACATATCCCGGGCTTGTCCGCGCTTCTTGGGATCGGGCCATCAAGCGGCTGGGGCTCACGCAATACACACCCCATGACCTCCGCCGCAAATGGGCGACCGTGACCTTGACGAACGGAGTGTCCATTCACGAGGTGTCCCGGTGGCTCGGACACCGGTCCATCAAGGTCACAGTCGATCAGTACGGCCACCTGACCCAGGACGGCCGCGAGCGCTGCCGTCAGGTGGTGGCGACGACCTTCCGGGGCTATCTCCCGGAGGAGCTGGCGGTCGGTCTGGCGGCCTGA